Within Capra hircus breed San Clemente chromosome 7, ASM170441v1, whole genome shotgun sequence, the genomic segment aaataagcccgtgcgccacagctactgagctgtgcgccacagctactgagcctgcgctctggaacccgtgctctgcaacaagagaagccactgccacgagaagccctcacactgcagtgaagagtagcctcCACCAACCAAAACTAAAGAAAGCAAACGTACAACagtgaagagccagcacagcccaatacatacataaataatacAGGGCtgtcttcttgaaaaaaaaaaaaaaaaaaaaaaaaaaagctcactgTGTTCATCATACCTTGGTTTCACCCCAGGTGGCCTTGCCAAAGTTCTCAGCATACTCTTCGTCATCTGTGATCAGGAAGTTATCAAAGATGGTTCCGGATCTCACCTGTGGATGAATATAAGCCCTTTGTTACTGGTGTGGAAAAGGAAACTTTCCACAAAATCAAAACTGCTGTGATTTATTCAGTACTGTCACAGAGATTAGCTGTCGACATTAGCACACGCTGAAACCCTTTTCTGGAATGTCAGTTCCCTCCAGGGCACTGGTCCTCAAACTTGGCTGTGCATGGGGACCACTGAGAACATTGACAAGACTGCTGATGTCTGGTCTCACTCCCAGGGATGCTGCTTTAGCAGGTCTGGCGTATGACCCGTCATAGGGGCTTTGAAGGTCTCCCCAGGGACTCGAGCATCCAGTGATGTTTGAGAACCGCTGATTGAGAACCTTCCTGTGCAAAGCGTGAGCCATGGATGGGCAGTGTCAACATCGCTAGGGATTCAGGATCTCAGGCTCCACCCTGGACCCACTACATCACAACCTGCAATCTTATCCTAAAGCCGATATGCACCACAAGGTCAGCTCCAGGCAGATTTCCAGGGGGCATGCGGGGGCAGACAAGAAGTGTCCAGAGGACAGGAAGGATGTCCGTTTTATCTAGGACTGCAAGTTTTGGGTCTGGTTAGGGGTGCCAGGTGCACAACAGGAGCAGGAGTTCAGGCTGAAGTTCAGAGTTACTAAACCAGAGCAAGTTTAAAACCTGGAGACTGGCACGTCCCTCACAGTCCAGTGATTAacaagccacctgccaatgcaggggacttgggctTGATCCCCGGCCCTGGAAGATTCCATATACCTCAGGGCAgcgaagcccatgcaccacaactactgagccacacATGGCAATAGAGACCCAGTGCAGGAAACAACAGACAGACAAAACGAGCGACCTGCCAAAGCTCCAGTCCAATGGCACCAATGttctcaaattctgaaagatcGTATTCGGTCAAATAGTTGTTTTTCATCTTCTGATGGAGCCAAACATCTTTGTCTATGCCCTCAGGTTTCAGGCCATCCTGCAACAACAAACCATATGCGCTGGTCCCCGGGGACACGGGTGGGGAAGGGACTGGCAGGAAGGTGGTGCCACATACGCACCTGGTATGGAGGCTTCTGGAGCATGGCTGCCTGCCAGTCCCCGTCCAGTTCGCCCTTCCAGTCACTCGGCTTGCTGGCACTGGCATCCAGAAAATGCTTCTCCCAGTCCTTCAGATGCGTGCAGGGGGGAAAGTTAGATTCTCAGCTTGGAGAAAGGAAATCTGCCAAGAGGCAGAGGCAGGCCTGTGACCCCGGGTGCGCTTTTCTCCTCCTCAACTTGATGGTAGAAGGGGCTGAGTGCTGGGGTTCCTAACCTCACCAGGGGTTTCAAGCACAGCCTACAGTTTGCGGTCCTtttggttagacagcatcactgactcaatggaagtgaatctgagcaaactccggaaggtagtgaaggacagaggagcctggcgtgctgcagtccatgaggtcgcaaagaggggGGCAAGACTCACTGACTGAACATCGAGAGGAAACTAATACACACCTGTTACAGTCATGGGTGCTTGGTTGCCGGTCACAAGCATGATGCTCAAAAATACTATgttcaaatgcagaatgaaaagaaaatcatttttataaaggTCGCTgatgcattttcctttctttggaaaaagACATTGgtctgggatttctctggtggtccagtggttaagactccacacttccattgcaggggccatgggtttgatccctggtcagggaactaagatcccacatgtggcaacttaagatcccacatgccacaacgaaggCCTGGCACAGGTGcaagcatgctcagtcgtgtccaactctctgcaaccccatggactgtagcccaccaggctcctctgtccatgggattttcccggcaacaatactggagtgggttgccatgctcccctccaggggatcttcccaacccagggatcgaactcaagtctcctgcagtgGCCTGCGGattattctttaccacttgaggcacctgggaagcccaagacctggtgcagccaaataaataaaaataaataaaaattttaaaagtatcggTTAAGATGACACACGCTTCTTGCTTTCATCTCAGTTACTTCTAACTCTTTCACAGTGCCTTGAGGTGTGCAGCGGTGCAGCGGGTTCAGCACATGAGCTCTAGGGAGGGCTCCTGGTTTCACTCTTGTCGCCATCACTACCAGCCAGGCAGCAGGTGTACGGCACCTGGGTACTCACAAACTACGCTTTCCACTTTCTAGCAGCTGTCCGGGAAGAATTCGCACCTGGGATTTGTCCTTGGCAGCCTGGTCCCAACCCTCAGCCTCTGCGGATGCCTTCTCCATATTCTTCAGTGACGTTAACTGCCAGTCATACTCGATGCTTCCGGATTCAATCGACTGACCGTCAATTTTCACGTCATAAGTGAGGTCTGGTCTTAAAATCAGAGTGTAGAGGTGTGTAAAGCTGTCAACCTGCATGTTTTGcggggagaagaagaaaagagtgagACCCTCGATGTTTCAAGGCAGGTCTAGGTAAGCAGTGCACGTTGTCATGGGTCAAAGCCTTACTGTAAACACAAGCAGAGACACTCTAGAAAGGGGCTGACCTGACCACGAAAGGGTGTTCTACAGGAGAGTCACCCCTCCGTAGAGTACTTCCTCACTACTGGCAGCCTTCCCTGTGTGGCTGACCCCTTTCCTAGGCCAAGACAACGGCTCTCACCTCTAACCTCCCAGGCAATCATGATGGAGTAGGTCGGTGTGAACCAAGGGATCATTGTGCTGTTTGACTTAGGAAAAGCTGTATGGAAAACAACTTCCTGTTCAGTGTTCTGAAAGATACCAAATGCAGCCCACTCTGTTTCTTAACACGGGGGAGAACTTCCTAACACTCTCTTGATGAGTCGTCCAACAACTGAAGCTTGGCTGGGGTAGGCCTGGTTTCTTTCTTGGGCGTGGTTAAAACCCCAGACTGGACATAAGGAAAGCATTTAACATTCAATAAAAGGGgtctggagacttccctggtggttcagtggttaagaatccgccttgcaatgctgGGGAtgagggttgatccctggtcggggaactacatgacgggagcaactaagcccgtgtaggccacagctactgatcctgggtaccacaactagagatccgtgcgccacaatgaaagatcccaaaGATGCAACTAAGACCAATGCAGTcaaatacatgtattttaaaaaataaaattaaaaaactctatgcttccactgcaggagggcatgggttcaatcgctgcctggggaactaagatccctcaagccacacagtgcggccaaaaataaataaaataaaggaaggtTGGAAGGTGGGTGGGAAGGTGCCTAGGGAAGCTGGGGGTTCCCAGGATATGCCTGTCACCAGCAGAGGGGACCCCAGCACCATACCCCGGCAGCATCAGTGTCACTGGGGGTACAGGGGCAATGCTCATTCCCAGGTCAGCCCTGATCTGCTGCACTGGAACTCAGCGGACCCTCTGGTCACTTTCACAGGCCCTCCAAGGTCTCTGACACCACTCAGGTTTGAAAACCACCACCCCAGCATAAAGGCCCTGCCAGGAGGAGTCTCTCCCTGCTAAAAGCCAAATCAAAACactttcaggggcttccctggtggctcagtggtaaagaatccgcctgctaatgctgaagaaatgggttcagtccctggtccgggaagatccgacatgctgtggaacaacgaagcccgtgcgccacaactatcgagcctgtctgtgctctagaccccgggagctgcaactgctgagctcaAGTGCCGCAACTATGAAGCCCAAGCGCTCCAGAATCTGAGCTCtccaatgagagaagccactgcaacgagaagcccatgaACCCCAATGAGAGAGTCGCCCCCACTCGCgcacctagagaaaagcctgcccagcaatgaagaccctgcatggacaaaagtaaataaatacaattaaaaattttttttcagtaccCCTTTGATCTGCCGTCCTGTGTGGCCGATAACTCTATTCAGAATCAGCACTACAGTCTCCTCTGTGTCTCCTTCAACCCTTGTAGTCTGCTCTGACAGCTGAATGCACGATTCTTCCAATGCTCTCCCCCTGCTCTCTGCCTGCCTTTGTCTCCACTCACCTTTCTTAGCTTAGAATTTGAGCTGGCTGGTCCCATGGCTGGCACCCTCTGAGATCTGGCCACAAACTCAAGCCTCCTGAGGGATAACAGCTACACTCTCACATATGCAAAAGCTTCAAATCAACATCCTTAATCCCACTTGTCAGCCAAGCTTCAGATTCAAAGTTTCCAGCAATTTACTCTTCCTTCATgtcacaggagacttgggttcaatccctgggtcgcgaagatctcctggaggaggaaatggcaacccaccccagtagtccccatggacagcagagcctggctggctctggggtcgcaaagagtcagacacgactgagtgactgggcacacacacgcaTGCTTCCTCAGCATCAGCCAGGATTTTCCAACCAGCTGTTCTACACACGACCCCTGAGTCGGTCCTGACCCCTTTCTTGGCCTTTATTTCCCCTCCTGTTTAACAGCAATGCTGCTGAGAATCATCATCCACACCCTCAACATCCACATTCCAAACATCACCAAGTCTTTCGGACCCCACACAGGAATCATCTGTCAAAACGTTGTCaggttccaggcttccctggtggctcagtggtagacaGCCTGCCTGCTGATACCGGCCggagaagatcccacaggctgctgaGCGACTAGGTCGgggccccacaactactgagcctgtgctctagagcctgcaaatTGTGGCTGCTAAAGACTGTGACCCTAGACCTGTGCTTCGCAACAAGAGACgctgccacagtgagaagcccacgcaccgccaCTGGAGAGCGGCCCtcgctcgctgcagctagagaaaagtctgtgcagctaagaagacccagcgcagacaaaagtgaaataaaataaaatgctcctGGGTTCTGCACCCTGCTGAAGCCTTGATCTAACAGTCTCATCCCTCTCTCTGCCTGTTGcgctctccttccctccccagaaCATCCGAGGCATTTTTCTAACAATGCAGACCAGACCTCCTCCAGGAAAACCTCAGAGGGCTGGCCACTACATTTCCTTTATAGCATCACAGAGAGAATCGGAGCCCTGTGAAGAAAACTGCACTCCTCACCCAGGAGGCCCTAACGCCGATTCGCTGCTACGATCCGAGGCTCCAAAGCTCCCTCAACACACTGATCTCTTATTTTCCTAGCAGGCTTGCAGAAATAGCAGCACCCATCCGAGGGCTTCATTGGCCTGCCAGTGCCGCCCAGGGCCCTGTAGGCTTGCTGCCTCCAGGTGACCCAGTTCTGGCCTCCCAGGCACAGTGCAGGCCAGAACTCACAGCCTCCGTCTGGCAGGGTCACCCCTTTTCATCCTCGCACACCTGAGCTGCCGCTGAAAAGGAGTCAATCACGAAGATGTGCCCGCTGGTCCAACACTAAGGTGGAGGAGGAAGAGTTGGAATTTGAGCTCCTCCTCACTCCCCCAAGGGAGGGCGTCAGGTCTTCACATACAGGGCGACCTGCTGACTCTTTCGAACCACCAGGTCAACAGGCGGGACTCCGAGAGAAACCACTCTGCAGAGACTCACTGGGGCTCTGTAAGGAAGCCACACCCACTGCTCAGGACTAAGAGGCAAGTATGGATGCTCTCTGACTTCACcagtggttcagttggtaaagaatccacctgcaaagcaggagacctgggtttgaaccctgggtcaggaagatcccttggagaagggcatggcaacccactccagtattgttgcctagagaatcccaaggacagaggagcctggcgggctgcagtgcacagggttgcagagagcgGACGCGGCTGAGCACGCGCGTATGCTCCCTCTCCTTGCTGTCAATCATCTTGGCAACACACTGGCCTTCTGCCCAGATTCCCAGAGGCTATGGGTGCTGGGGATTGCTCAGGGGACAAGTCCCTACTTCCTGGTGCTTACCTTCAAAGCGGGGGCTGTACATTGGGGAGGCTACTTCTTCTTCCTAGGCCCAGACACCAGGGACTTAATGCAAGCTTCCTCTTTGGAAGCCCGGGGCAGGATCATTGAGTATAAACAGGCCCTAAAGACCTAAAGTGCCATTTTCACAGGATCTTCTGGGTAAAAAGGTAAAGGATGTATGCATTCATTTTAGAAATGttcccattttaaaatgttttggggggcttccctggtggtccagtggctagagaCCCtttgctcccaaagcaggggccctgggttcaatacctggtcagggtaatagatcccacatgctgcaactaagacccatttcagccaaacaaataaatatttagaaaaaaaaatgttttgttatttGGAAGATTAATTTCTCCAGAGGGATTTTTTATCTTGACTATTTCATTCCTTAACGATGATggatgtgcgtgcgtgctaagccgctcagtcgcatccagctctttgcgactgaatggactgtagccctccaggctcctctgtccatgggattctccaggcaagaatgctgaagtgggttgccaggccctcctccaggggatcttcccgacccggggatcgaacctgagtctcttgcatctcctgcactggcaggggggttctttaccaccagcgccacctgagaagcccaatgaTGATGGGGGCTGAAACGCCACCATCCTGCTATAACCCTTATGAAGCAAATTGTAAATGGATGTCACAGCTCAAGGTGAGAAGTAAGTATGCCCTtctggtgggaggggagtttgggggagaatggatacatgtctcTCTATGTATACAtggctgaatctctttgctgtccaccagaaactatcacaacactgctAATCATTGTTAAACTATATCCCAACAtaagataaaaagtttaaaacaaactgtaaatttaaatttaaaataaaataatttttcatccaaaaaaaaaaaaagaaaaccccaaagacttCAGAACCCAGTCGAACCCAAGTTCTGGGCAAGTGTGTCTAATGGGCACACTAAACTGGGAAATGGGGGCAGGACAGACAAGGctgacccccaccccagggctcccTTAACTGTTTTAAGGTCAAAACTGTTTTCTACAAACTCCCATTATCATTTTTTCAAGAGTTAACACGATCACCAATGTAACAGAAAAGCGTTTACCTTACACCTGATTGATTTCTTGTTTGCGTGATACTGATTCTTGAAATGTAAAATAACATGAACTGTCTTGATGTCAAATCCACAAATATCAGGTCctacaagcaagcaaacaaaaattaaCCACTCTCAGATTCCTTCCGTAACACATCACCACACCACCATTTTTTTTGAAACAGTACACAAAGACGCGGGGAGCGTGCATGTCTGGGAATAAGCAGGTGCCCGTAGGGAGATTCTTTAAATGCACGGCGACATTCAGTTCAGGTCATGGCCACCACAGCCGCTCTGAACTCAAGGGTAAGCCAGCAggtgaggaagaaaaggaaggtcTAACAACAGTCTGGTAAGCGTCCCCGCCCCATGCAGTCTGAACCTCAGACCTTCCCTCAGAAGCTCAGACCAGGGCTCCTGTACCCACAGGAGGGCTCCAGAGCTGGACTGCCTGGCTCCGATCCCAGCCACCTTCCATGCTGACACATATTTGCAAATAACGTATTTGCCTCTCCCGCCTGAGTGTCCCAGTCTATAAAATGGGGGTGTTAATCTTGACTTCACAAAGCTAATTCAAGGGGCTAATATATGTAAAGCTTTTAGTATGGCAATGCTCaatatttgttattattgttatgcTCCAAGAAAATGTACCCATATATAGATGTTCTTTCTTAACAATATCCCCACATCATAAGCAAAAGAGAGGTTACGATCAGTATGTAGATTCTGATGAATGGTGAAGTCTGTAAGAAGCTCTATTCAAtgattttggggacttccctgggggtcaagtggttaagattttgcctttcaatgcaggaggtgctggTTTCATCCCAGATCagggagataagatcccacaCATCTCAcggcaaaaaacaaagaaacataaaatggaaacaatattgtgaaaaattcaataaaggttttaaaagtggttcacattaaaaaataaacacacaacaaAGTTAATGGTTTTTAAATCGGTATGAGATCAAGTTTCAGTCACTAAGGAAATGGAATTCTGTAGGGTACTCTATTCCTTGCTCAAAGACTAAGAagttctgaatattttaaaccaGGTTTACAGGAGGGATCGGGAAAATCTGTCAAGCCTTCTGAGAATGTCTGGAATTACCCAGTTGCGCCTTCACTGACTTGAAGCCGTAGGAATGTATTCGAGCGTCCGTGTGTCTTTCTGTCTCAAAAAGAAGTCCACCACATCCACAGACCCGAGCCTGTACCCACCCCCATTAACAAACTCTGAAAACACAAGCAGATGACTGCAATTTCTTCCAGAACCTGTAGTGATGAACCTCCAGATTAAATAAGAGAGAACTAGGCTGCACATAATTACTTAAAGAATATTAACAATTTGTCAGAGTAGATGCGAAGTTGAACTTGGAAATAGCATCCTATGGAAGGACAAAAAACACCATATCTATCTCCCAGTGGAGTTCCCTAAAGATGTGTGGTTTATgaaatttctttttgttattgttgttattgctggaaaagagtttaattttttaaaaaaacaaaagctatgTGGACTATTTCTGTGAAAGTCTATTACCCaggataacctcagatatgcagatgacatcacccttatcttatggcagaaagctaagaagaactaaagagcctcttactgaaactgaaagaggagagtgaaaaagttggcttaaagctcaacattctgaaaactaagatcatggcatctggccccatcagttcagttcagttcagtcgctcagtcgtgtccgactctttgcggccccatgaatcgcagcatgccaggcctccctgtccatcaccatctcctggatttcactcagactcacgtccatcgagtcagtgacgccatccagccacctcatcctctgtcgtccccttctcctcctgcccccaatccctcccagcatcaaagtcttctccaatgagtcaactcttcgcatgaggtggccaaagtactggagtttcagctttagcatcattccctccaaagaaatcccagggttgatctccttcagaatggactggttggatctccttgcagtccaagggactctcaagagtcttctccaacaccacagttcaaaagcatcaattattgggcgctcagccttcttcacagtccaactctcactttccatacatgactactggaaaaaccacagccttgactagacggaccttagtcggcaaagtaatgtctttgtttttaactatgctatctaggtcccatcacttcatggcaaatcgatgggaaacagtggaaacagtgagagacttcatttttctggctccaaaatcactgcagatggtgactgaagccatgaaactagaagacacttgctccttggaaggaaagtcatgaccaacctagacagcatattcaaaagcagagacattactttgccgactaaggtccgcctagtcaaggctgtggtttttccagtggtcatgtgtggatgtgagagttggactgtggagaaagcagagtgccaaagaattgatgcttttcaactgtggtgttggagaagactcttgagaatcccttggactgcaaggagatccaaccagtccatcctaaaggaaatcagtcctgaatattcattagaaggactgatgctgaagctgaaactccaatactttggccacctgatgcgaagagctgactcatttgaaaagaccctgatgctgggaaagagtgagggcaggaagaaaaggggatgacagaggatgagatgcttggatggcatcaccgacacaatggacatgggtttgggtagactctgggacttgatgatggacagggaggcttggcgtgctgcggtttatggggttgcaaagagtcggacatgactgagtgactgaattgaactgaactattacCTTGGAATTGgaagatgaaatttatttttccctcGAAATTGGTCAGAAGTTTCTTCTCTAAGTACCTACATGCTTTTGCTATTAAATTCAGCTTCAGAATGTGCCCAGATCTGACCAGAAAAATCTGGACTTTTTCCATTAACAGCAATCATAAAATAGTTACGCAGGAATGGATTTTTGAGAAGAATGGAAGCATATGGGCTCTGAAGTGGGGTTGACCTGACTTTTGGGCAAGTATTTTAAtctttctgagcctgtttccttatttgcaaaatggGGGCCGCATTACCCATTTCCAGCTTGTTTAACATAATCTAAGATCGCATAGTTAAGGCACCTGGAAGGGCCCAGTGAAACATATTCCCCTCTTCCTCTTCAACACCTGCAAGCTGCTCTCAAACCAAAAACTACAGCTAAGAAATCACAGGAAGTGTTCTAAGACTGACACAATGGATTTCAGTGAAATGTAACTGATTttgagttaaaaacaaaataatacagaaaactttaaatatcttttttactCCAAAATATGCTGCTTTGCAATTTACATGTAGCAGACATGTTGAGTGTATTTAAAGGTAGTATTAGGTGGATATTTGCAGTTCTTTTGTTTACCAAATCCAGCTAaactaaatatttgtgaaatcatCTCTAATTCAACaggtggtaattttttttttttgccagatatTTCTGCCATCCTGTTTTGAGGGAATAATTACCATAACCCAAATTGAGccacttaaaattcttttttaatcaaaagaaagacCTTTCTCATTCCAGACTTTAAATTCAAGAGTAAATGTGagacatggcagcccacaaggcttccttgtccatcaccaactctcagagtttattcAGTtcagacggtgatgccatccaaccatcgtcctcttctcctcctgccttcaatctttcccagcatcagggtcttttcaaatgagtcagctcttcgcatcaggtggccaaagtattagagtttcagcttcagcatcagtccttccaatgaatattcaggactgatttcctttaggatggactggttggatctccttgcagtccaaggggactctcaagagtcttctacaacaccacagttcaaaagcatcaattcttcggtgctcagccttcttcacagtccaactctcacatccatacatgaccactggaaaaaccatacccctgactagatggacgtttgttggcaaagtaacatctctgcttttgaatatgctgtctaggttggtcataactttcttccaaggagtaagtgtcttttaatttcatggcttcagtcaccatctgcagtaattttggagtccaaaaaataaagtctgacactgtttccactgtttccctatcgatttgccatgaagtgatgggaccagatgccatgatcttcgttttctgaatgttgagctttaagccaactttttcactctcctctttcactttcatcaagaggctctttagttcttcttagctttctgctgtaagggtggagtcatctgcatatctgaggttattgatatttctcctggcaatcttgattccagcttgtgcttcttccagcccagcgtttctcatgatgtactctgcatatatgttaaataagcaaggtgacaatatacagcattgatgtactccttttcctatttggaaccagtctgttgttccatgtccaattctaactgttgcttcctgacctgcacacggatttctcaagaagcaggtaaggtggactggtattcctgTTTCTCTAAGAATTTCCCATAGTCTGtgg encodes:
- the CALR3 gene encoding calreticulin-3, encoding MAAARVPLWAICVLRVALATVYFQEEFLDGERWRNRWVHSTNDSQFGHFRLSSGNFYGHKEKDKGLQTTQNSRFYAISARFKPFSNKGKTLIVQYTVKHEQKMDCGGGYIKLFPADMDQKNLNGKSQYYIMFGPDICGFDIKTVHVILHFKNQYHANKKSIRCKVDSFTHLYTLILRPDLTYDVKIDGQSIESGSIEYDWQLTSLKNMEKASAEAEGWDQAAKDKSQDWEKHFLDASASKPSDWKGELDGDWQAAMLQKPPYQDGLKPEGIDKDVWLHQKMKNNYLTEYDLSEFENIGAIGLELWQVRSGTIFDNFLITDDEEYAENFGKATWGETKGPEKEMDAIQAKEEVKKAQEEDEDDMLMGRFSGRENSFKGFHRRNEF